A window of Nocardia arthritidis genomic DNA:
CGCTGCGCGCCCAGGCCACCAGCGGCGACCTCGATCCGAAGACCGAGCGCCAGCAGCTGGCCGAACTGGAAGTGATGCTCGATCAGTGCTGGGATCTGCTGCGCCAGCGGCGCGCCCGGATCGACCGCGGCGAATCGCCCGACACCGCGGAGGCCAATTCCGCGACCCAGGTCGAGGGTTACCTGCAGTAATCCGATGACCACCGAATATGACGTCATCGTGCTCGGTGGCGGACCGGCCGGGGAGAATGCCGCGGCCTATGCCATCGCGGGCAGCACGCGCACCGCGGCCATCGTGGAGCGCGAGCTCGTCGGCGGGGAATGTTCGTACTGGGCCTGCATTCCGAGCAAGGCGCTGTTGCGGCCCGGCCATGTGCTGGCGGAAGCGCGTGCGATGGACGGGTTGGACGCGACCGGACTCGATATCGCCGCCGTGCTGCGGCGGCGCGACGAGTTCGTGCACAACCACGACGACGCCTCGCAGGTCGAGTGGGCCACCGGCAACCGGATCGATATCGTGCGCGGCAGCGGACGGCTGGCCGGTCCGCGGCTGGTCGAGGTCGGCGGCCGGACGCTGCGGGCCAGGCATGCGGTGTTACTGGCCACCGGCACCACCGCCAACGTTCCCGATATTCCGGGGCTGCGCGCCGCACTACCGTGGATCTCCCGGGACGCGACCAATCTGCACGAGGTTCCCGGCCGGATCGTCATCGTCGGCGGCGGTGTCGTCGCCTGCGAAGCCGCGACCTGGCTGGCCGCGCTCGGGGCGGAGGTCACCCTGCTGGTGCGTGGAAAGTCGCTGCTCGGCGCGGTGGAACCGTTCGCGGGCGAGCGGGTCGCCGCCGGATTGGCCGAGGCCGGTGTGCGGGTGCGGTTCGGCGCGGCGCCCGTCTCGGTGGACCGGCCCGCCGCGAAGGACACCGGCGAGGGCTGGATACATGGCGGCCCGGTGAGCGTCCGCGTGCGCGACGCGCAGGGCGAGGCCGAGCTGATCGCCGACGAGATCCTGGTGGCCGCCGGGCGGACCCCGGCCACCGCGGGTCTCGGGCTGGAGACCGTCGGACTGCCGGAAGGGTATGTATCCGTTGACGATCACCTCACCGTCACCGGCGTTGACGGCGAATGGCTTTATGCCGTAGGCGATTTGAATCACCGCGCGCTGCTCACGCATATGGGCAAGTACCAGGCGCGGGTGTGCGGTGACGTCATCGGCGCGCGGGCCGAGGGAAGGCCGCTGAACGGTCCGCGGTATTCCGCGAGCGCGGACAACGGGCAGGTACCGCAGGTGGTATTCACCGAGCCGGAGGTCGCCGCGGTCGGGTTGACCGAGGCGGCGGCCCGGGACGCCGGACATGCGGTTGAGGTGGTCGATCTCGATATCGCGGTGGCCGGAACCGCGTTGGCGCGCAACGACTTCGCCGGACATGCCAAACTCGTCATCGATGCGGCGACCGATACGCTGCTCGGCGCGACCTTCGTCGGACCCGATATGGGTGAGCAGCTGCATGCGGCGACCGTCGCGGTGGTCGGCCGGGTGCCGCTGGAGACGCTTTGGCACGCAGTGCCCGCCTTCCCGGCGGCGAGCGAATTCTGGTTACGTCTGTTGGAGGCGCGGCGGGCTGGTTACCATCGGTGAATGATGGTGGCTCAGACAGAAATCCCGACCGCGGCCGGAGTAGTGCGTGGCAGTCGCGGCGCCAGGGTGCTGCGCTGGCGCGCCATCCCCTATGCCGCGCCGCCGGTGGGAGAGCTGCGTTTTCGCGCACCGCAGCCGGTCGAGCCGTGGTCCGGGGTGCGTGCGGCGACCGAATTCGGCTTCGCCGCGATGCAGCACCGGACCGGGGCGCGCACCGGGCTGCGCACCTTCCAGCCGACGGGCGAGGATGCCCTGACACTCAATGTCACGGTGCCGGTGGCCGCGTCCGAGACACCGCGCCCCGTCCTGGTCTTCATCCACGGCGGCGGCTATCTGTTCGGCACCTCGGCAACCTATCCCAGCGGGCGGCTGGCCACCCGCGGCGATGTCGTCGTGGTGACGCTGAACTATCGGCTCGGCGCGTTCGGATATGCCGACTTCAGCGAGTACTCCACGGGCACAAGGATTTTCGACACCAATCTCGGGTTGCGCGATCAGGTAGCCGCGCTGGCGTGGGTGCGCGACAATATCGCGGCCTTCGGCGGGGACCCCGATAACGTAACCGTCTTCGGCGAATCGGCGGGCGCGCACGCGGTGCTCAGCCTGTTCGCGACGCCAGCGGCCAGCGGACTGTTCCGGCGCGGCATCGCACAGAGCCCTCCCGCCGACTGGGCGGTAAGCACAACGGACGCAAGGGCTTTCGCGCGCTGCTGCCTCGACGAACTCGGCATCCGCCCCGACGAGGCGGCCGAAGCGCTGCTCGCGGCGGTCCCGAACGATATCCGCCGCGCGGCCGACAGGCTCGCCGCCCGGGTGCGCCGGGAACGGCCGGGCGTCTACCTCATCGCGCCGGAGGTCGACGGCGATTTCCTGCCGAAGGCGCCGATCGACGCGCTGGTCGACGGAACGGCGCATCGGCTGCCGCTGATCATCGGCACCAATCGGGACGAGGGCACGCTGTTCGCCCGCAATCCCGGCGAACTGCCGACCCGGCCGGCAGAGCTGCGCGCCGCCATCGGCGCCGAAAGCGAATCCCGGGTCGCCGCAGCATATTCCGGCTATCCCGGGCGACGGGCCGCGGTACGGGCCGGCGGCGATTTCACCTTCTGGCGGCCCTCGGTGACGATCATGGCAGGCCACAGCCGCTTCGCGCCCACCTACGCGTACCGGTACGACTTCGCACCGCGCGCGCTGCGGCTCACCGGATTCGGCGCCACCCACGCGAGCGAGCTCATACCCGTATTCGGGCTCACCGATACCGCCATCGGCCGCGCGGTCACCGCGGCGGGCGGCGGGCGCGGCCTGCGCGAGGTGACCCGTCAGATCCAGGACAACTGGCTGGAATTCGCGCGCACCGGGACGCCGCTGCCCGCTTGGCCCGGCTACACCGAGGACCGGCGGACCACGCTGATCATCGACGCGCCGACCCGGCTGGTCGACGATCCGGATCGCGCCAAACGCCTTGCCTGGGAAGGGGTTTGCGCGCCGACGCTGGCCGCGACACGGTCGTGAACTACTTCAGCAGCCGCGACATCCTGCGGTCGGCGAGGATCTTGCCGCCGGTCTGGCAGGTCGGACAGTACTGGAACGAGCGTTCGGCGTAGGAGACCTCGCGAACGGTGTCGCCGCATACCGGGCACGCCTCGCCGGTGCGCGCGTGTACCCGCATGCCGGAACGCTTTTCGCCCTTCAGCCGGGCCGCGTCCTGGCCGACCGATCGGGTGACCGCGTCGGTCAGCACCGCGCGCATGGCCGCGTAGAGTTCCGAAACCTTCTCCGCGGAAAGGGTTTTGGTATTAGCGAAGGGTGAAAGCTTTGCGGTGTGCAGTATTTCGTCGGAATACGCGTTGCCGATACCGGCGATCAGCGACTGATCCACGATGGCGGTCTTGAGTCGCTGCGCGGCGCCGCGCAGGATCGCGGCGAATTCGTCCTCGCTCACCGCGAGCGCGTCCGGGCCGAGTTTGGCGATGCCGGGCACCGTCTTCGGGTCCTCGACGATATAGACGGCCAGCCGCTTCTTGGTGCCCGCCTCGGTCAAATCGAATGCGGGCGTCGCGCCCTCCGGCGTGAAGAAGTGCACCCGCAGCGCGAGCGGACCCTTACCCGGCTTCGGCGGTGTCGCACTCGGCTCATCGATCCACCGCAACCAGCCACCCCGCGACAGATGGGTGATCAACCACAGCCCACCGCAATCCATTCCGAGAAACTTCCCCCACCGCCCCGCCCCGGTGACATCCCGCCCGGACAACGCCGTCACCGGCGGCTCGAACGTCTTCACCGCACTCAACGCGGCCACATCGACGCGCCCCACCACCGCGCCGACCGCATGCTCCCGCAGGAACTGCGCCAACGCCTCCACTTCCGGCAGTTCAGGCACGCGCCCAGGCTACCCGGACCCACCGACAAATGCGGTCCGGCACCTATTCGACAGTGCGCCGCGCGGTGAGATCGTCGAGATCGATGGTCAAAGGAAAGGGCTGCTCCACCTTGACTATGCCGGTGGCGCGCGGCGTTATTCGGTACCCGCCCGCACCATCCAATGTGTAGACGGTCAACCCCGGCGCTTCGGTATCCAAAATATCGATCACCCAGTAGTGGGCGATTCCATTGGCCGCATACTCACTCGCTTTCGTAGTGCAGTCGCGCACAGCGGAATCGCCGGACGATGCGACCTCGACTATCAACGCGATCTGCTCACTGAGCACGCGGACCTGCTCGTCGACTTCGATGGGGGCGACGACGAGGTCGGGCGCTCGCCGCGGTGACCCGCCTATCGGCAACTCGGCTTCGAGTTCGGGAAACGATTCCAGCCCGGGCGGCAGCTGATTGTCGAGCTGGGCGGCCAGGCGTTTGATGGCGCGGCTGTGCGGCGGAGCTGGGCGGGCGTTCACGAGCAAGAGTCCGTTCTCGATCTCGTAACGATGGCTGTTGTCGACAGGCAGAGCGTCGAATTCTTCCACGCTGATCGGTTGCCCGTGCGAAATCGGCGCCATCCCGATCATCATCCTTCGCCTCCGTATGCTCACCCACGAACGTGCGTGTCAATCGCCCACCACATCATCCCACTTCGACGGCAAACAGGTCGGCGACCGCGATGTTCACCCCCGCCGGAGCAGGTAGATGTCCATGATCCAGCCCTTTTCGGCGCGCAATTGGGTGCGCAGGTCGACTATTTCGTCCTCCACCTTGCGCAGTGGGCCCTCGATCAGGGTTTCGTCGGGGAGGCCGAGGTAGGCGGCCCACCAGATGTGGATGTCGTCGCCGCAGATGTCGGTGAAGGCGCAGTCGCCGTCGAGCATGACGAGGGTGGAGCCGGGGCCGAGACCGTCTTCGCGGAGTTTGCGGCCGGTGGTGATGTGGAGGGGTTCGCCGACGCGGTGCAGCACGATGCGGTGCCGGGCGGCGAGGGCCTGCGCGCTGGTGATACCGGGTATCACCGCGTAGTCGAAGGTCTGGTTGCCGCGGGCGATGACGCGGTCGAGCATGCGCAGGGTGCTGTCGTACAGCGACGGATCGCCCCAGACCAGGATGCCGCCGACCCCGTCGACCGCGGCGAACGCCTCCTCCAACAGTTCGGAGCGGCGCTCGTGCCACTCGTCGACGACGGCGCGGTAGTCGTTGGGGGTCCGGTCGCGGGGCGGGTCCTGGATTTCGACGATCCGGTACGGCGAATCGAGGTGTTCGGCGAGGATCGCGGTGCGCACATCGACGAGTTCGCGTTTATCGGCCCCCTTGCCGATGACGAAGAACACGTCCACCTCGCGCATGGCCTTGATGGCCTGCACGGTCACCTGGTCGGGATCGCCGGCGCCGATGCCGATCACGTAGAGCTTGCGCATGCGCCAGAGCTTGCCACGCGCCCGGCAGTAAGGTGGTGAGGCGTGGCGACCACCGATACTCAGTACGAAGATCTGCTCCGACTGGTGCTGGAGTCCGGAACGCCCAAGGCGGACCGCACCGGTACCGGCACCCGCAGCATCTTCGGGCACCAGCTGCGCTACGACCTGTCGAAGGGCTTCCCGCTGATCACCACCAAGCGGGTGCACCTGAAGTCGATCGTGTACGAGTTGCTGTGGTTCCTGCGCGGCGATTCGAATGTGGCGTGGCTGCAGGAGCACGGGGTCTCCATCTGGGATGAATGGGCCGACGCGAACGGCGAACTCGGACCGGTGTACGGCGTGCAGTGGCGGTCCTGGCCGACGCCCGACGGCACCCATATCGATCAGATCGCGCAGGTGTTGCAGACGCTGCGAACCAATCCGGATTCCCGGCGGATCATCGTGTCGGCCTGGAATGTCGCCGAGCTGGACCGGATGGCGCTGGCGCCGTGCCACGCCTTCTTCCAGTTCTATGTCGCCGACGGCAGGCTGTCCTGCCAGCTGTATCAGCGCAGCGCCGACCTGTTTCTCGGGGTGCCGTTCAATATCGCCAGTTACGCGCTGCTCACCCACATGGTCGCGCAGCAGACCGAGCTGCTGCCCGGTGATTTCATCTGGACCGGCGGCGATGTGCACATCTACGACAATCATGTCGAGCAGGTCACCGAACAGTTGACCCGCGAGCCGTACCCCTTCCCGACGCTGCGCCTGCATCCCGCGCCGACGCTGTTCGACTACCGCTACGAGGATGTGGAAGTCGTTGGCTACCAGCATCATCCGGCTATCAAGGCGCCGGTGGCGGTGTGAGTACGCGAACCGTCGCGCTGATCTGGGCACAGACCGGGAATGGCGTCATCGGCTCCGGCAATACCATTCCGTGGCGAATTCCGGAGGATATGGCCGGATTCAAGGAGACCACCATGGGCCATCCGGTGGTGATGGGCCGTCGGACCTGGGATTCACTGCCGCCGCGGTTCCGCCCGCTGGCCGGGCGCCGCAATATCGTGGTCACCAGGCAGCCCGATTGGTCGGCCGAGGGTGCGGAGCGGGCCGGATCGATCACCGAGGCACTCGAGCTGGCGGGCGACGATACCGTCTGGATCGCCGGTGGCGGTGAAATCTACCGCGCGGCAATGCCTTTCGCCACCAAGCTGCGGGTTACCGAGGTGGACGCGGAAATCGCGGGCGATGCGTACGCGCCGGTCATCGGGCCGGAGTGGGTCGCCGATGCCCCGGAGCCGTGGCGCGAATCCACGGGCGGCCTGCGCTTCCGGGTACGCAACTACACGCGAGCCTGATGCACTCCGCTACCCGGCGGCAATACCAGCAAACTCTCCGCATCGGTATCTTCGGCTGCACAACGGTATTCGCCACGAGAACACGCCGGATCGAATACGGCCGTGGCAATCCCGACCCGCGGACCGGACCCGTCCGGCATACTCCTGGGTATCAGCCCGTTCGCCCAGCCGGATACCGGCTGAGATGCCCTGCGAAAGGCGGTCCATGGACAAGAAATCGCTGACCGCGGTAGCGCGCCAACAGCTGAAGCTGGCCGCCACCGCCACGAGCGGACGCAGTTCGCAAACGATATACGGCGGCCACGCGCACGCCCTGCGGCAGACCGTCGTCGGTCTCACCGCCGGGCAGAGCCTGGCCGAGCACGACAATGCGGGCGACGCCACGCTGCTGGTGCTGTCCGGCACCCTCACCTTGATCAGCGGATCCAATGAATGGAAGGGTTCGGCGGGCGACCTGCTCGTGGTGCCGAAGGCCCGGCACAGCGTCAAGGCGGTGGACGATGTCGCCTTCCTGCTCACGGTCGCCAAGCAGTAGCTGGTAATCCGCCGAATGAGGTCGGTTACCCGCCGAATCGACGTGCCGGGTGGCCGATCCACCTGTCAAGGGTTCTAGGCTGGATGGCATGGGTGAGCCGCAGCCGATTCTGGAACCGCTGTCCCCGGCCGCGCTGTTCCTCGTCGCGACCATCGACGCGGACGGCGTTGATACGGTCCGCGATCTGCTCGCCGAGCTGCCCGGTTTGCGCCGTTCCGTCGGCTTCCGGGTGCCGGGGTCCGGGTTGGCGTGCATCACCTCGATCGGGTCCGCCGCATGGGATCGGCTCTTCGCCGGGCCGAAACCGGCCGAACTGCACGAATTTCCGGGATTCGCCGGCGCCCGGCATCGAGCGCCCGCGACGCCGGGCGATCTGCTGTTCCACATCAAGGCCGAAACCCCGGATGCCTGTTTCGAATTGGCCATGGCGATCGGCGAGCGGCTGGACGGCGCGGTGACCTTCGTCGACGAGACAACGGGCTTCCGCTATTTCGAACAGCGCGATCTGCTCGGCTTCGTCGACGGCACCGAGAATCCGGAGGGTTCCGGGGCGGTCGCGGCCGCGTTGATCGGCGACGAGGATCCCGAATTCGCCGGTGGCAGTTACGTTATCGTGCAGAAATATCTGCACGCCATGCCGGACTGGCGCGCGCTGCCGGTATCGGAGCAGGAGCGGGTGATCGGGCGGACCAAGCTGGAGGATTTCGAGCTCGACGACGAAACCAAACCGGCGAATTCGCATGTCGCGGTGAACACCGTGTACGACGCGGACGGCGATCAGCTGCAGATCCTGCGCGCCAATATGCCGTTCGGCAGCGTGGCCGACGGCGAATTCGGCACGTACTTCATCGGTTACGCATCGACGCCGAGCAAGCTGGAGACGATGATCCAGCGGATGTTCGAGGGCACCGAGGACGCCGCATACGACCGGATACTCGACTTCTCCACCGCGATCACCGGCACCCTGTTCTTCACCCCGCCCGCCGCGTTCTTCGACGACCTGCCCGAAGCCGCGGTCGCGGATGTCCGGGAATCCCTGCCCGCCAACGGCGTTGACCCCGGTGGGGACGGTTCCCTCGGTATCGGCACGTTGAAAAGGAGTACGCAGTCATGAACAACCTCCACCGTGAGCTCGCGCCGATCACCGCCGAGGCCTGGTCGGCGATCGAGGAAGAGGCGAGCCGAACCTTCAAGCGGCACATCGCCGGTCGCCGCGTGGTCGATCTGTCCGGGCCGCACGGCACCGCGTATTCGGCCGTCGGCCTCGGTTACACGACGCCGATCGCGGCGCCCGACGAGGGGGTGCAGGCTCGCCAGCGCGCGGTGGCGCCGCTGGTCGAGCTGCGGGTGCCGTTCCGGCTGTCCCGCGACGAACTCGACAATGTGGAGCGCGGGGCCAAGGACACCGACCTGGACGCGGTCAAGGACGCGGCGAAGAAGATCGCCTTCGCCGAGGACCGCGCCATCTTCGAGGGTTACGAGGCCGCCAACATCACCGGTATCCGCGCCGCCTCCTCCAATCAGTCGATCAAGGTGCCGACCGATCCGAGGCTGGTGCCCGAGGCGGTGACGCAGGCGGTTTCGGCGCTGCGCCTGGCCGGTGTCGACGGGCCGTATTCGGTGGCGCTCAGCGCCGACCTCTACACGGCGGTCAGTGAGACCTCCGACCACGGTCATCCCATCCGCACCCATATCGAACGCCTGCTCCCCGACGGCGAGATCATCTGGGCCCCGGCCATCGATGGCGCCTTCGTGCTCACCACCCGCGGCGGCGATTTCGATCTGCAACTGGGGCAGGACCTTTCGATCGGCTACCTGTCCCATGACGCCGAGTTCGTGCACCTGTACTTCCAGGAGAGCCTGACCTTTCTCATCTACACCGCCGAGGCGGCTGTCGCGTTGGAGGCGTAGGGATCAGGCGCCGCGGATAATCGCATCGATGGTGGAATACGTTGGCCGCCAGGCCAATTCATAATTCGCCCGGGTGCTGTCGCTGATCAGGCACGGCGGTTCGGCGACCGGCGGCCCGTATTCCACCGGGATGGCGCGGCCGGTTATCCGGGCGATGGCGGCTATCAAGCCGTTCAATGTGGTGCCGACGCCGCTGCCGATGTTGTAGCGCCGGAACCCGCCCGGATCCGGCAGCCGGACCACGGCGGCCGCGAAAGCCGATGCGGCATCGGCGATGTGCAGGTAGTCGCGGATCACCGAACCGTCGCCGTTGACGCGCAGCGGCTGCTCGGGGGTCGCGGCGAGAATGCGCGGCAGGATCCGGGTCGGATCCGGATCCGGACCACCGGCGACATTGCACAGCCGCAGCACGCTCGCCGCTAAATCGCCTGTGGCGGTCCGGGATTCGATGAGGCGTTCGGCGGCGAGCTTGGTTTCGGCGTACGGGTGTCTCGGGTCTTCGGGCAGCTCCTCCGGCATCGGTTGCCGGTCGGGCGTGCCGTATACGGCGACGGTGGACGCGAAGACCAGACCGCGAATTCCGGCCGCGCGCATGGCATCCAGCAGATTCCCGGTGCCGTCCACATTGATGACGACGTATTGCGCCCGCGCCGCGGCGGATTCGCGGACGCGGGTGAGCGCCGCGAGGTGGCAGACCGCGTCGACATCCCGGACCGCCGCCGAGAGCGCCTGGGGATCAAGCAGATCCGCGGACCGCACGACGGCCCCGTCCGGCACCCGCGACCGGTCACCGCGCACCAGCGCGACCACCTGGTGCCCGGCGGTCAGCAGCGCTTCGACCACCGCGCTACCCAGGTAGCCGTTGGCCCCCGTGACCAGTACCCGCGGGTTTCGCATGACACCAGACGGTAGTCGCCGTGCCGCGCCTTATGGACAATGCAGGTGACAAAGGAGTCGGTATGGAAAGCATTGTGTCGGTAACGGGCGGCAAGGTTCGCGGGACGATCCAGGACGGCATCGGCGTGTTCCTCGGCATCCCGTATGCGGCGCCGCCGGTGGGCCCGGCGAGATTCGAAGCGCCACGGCCGGTCGCGGAGTGGTCCGGGGTACGGGATGCGTCGGCGTTGGGGCCGACCTGCGCCCAGGCGGAGTATCCACCGCCGGTCCATGCGCTGTTCGGCAGCGACCGGATTCCGGGCGCGGAATACCTGAACGTCAACGTGTGGACCCCGGATCCGGGCGGGTCCGGGCTGCCGGTCATGGTCTGGATACACGGCGGCGCGTTCGTCCGCGGCGCGAATTCGAAACCGATATACGACGGCGCCGCATTCGCCCGCGACGGCATCGTGCTGGTCTCGATCAACTATCGGCTCGGCATCTCCGGATTCGCGGAAATCCCTGGCGCACCGTCCAATCGGGGCCTGTTGGACCAGGTGTTCGCGCTGCGCTGGGTGCGGGACAATGTCGCCGCCTTCGGCGGTGACCCGGACAACGTCACCCTCTTCGGCCAATCGGCGGGCGGACTGAGCACCGGTCTGCTCGCCGCCTCGCGAACGGCGCGGGGGTTGTTCCGCCGAGCGATCATTCAGAGCGGGCCATCGATCGTCTGTGCGCCCGACGACGCCCAACTGGTGGCCGGGGAGGCCGCGAAGATCCTCGGAATCGAGCCGACCACAACGGCATTCGGCGCCCTGGAAGCTGATCAACTGCCACCGGCGCAGAGCGCGGTCGCGCTCGCGTTGATGTCCGATCCGGACCCGAGGCGCTGGGGCGAGACGGTGATCGCCAACGGACTCGGTGTGCTCAGCTTCTTCCCGGTGGTCGACGGTGAGCTGGTCGAGGGCCGGGCGGTGGATGTCCTCGCCGCGCATCCGGATCGGACACTGCCGCTGCTGACCGGCTGGACCGCGGACGAATTCCGCTTCTTCACCGTTCCCACCGGGGTGGCCGCGGGCATCACCGACGCGAACCTGCCGCCGCTGCTGTCCAGGTACGGCGTGGATCCCGCGGTGGCCGAGGTCTATTCGGCGAACCGACCGGGCCGGCCTGCCGCCGAGGTATTCAACGCGATCATCACCGACAAGGCCTTCCGCAACGACACCGTCGCCGCCGCCGAGATCAACGCGGCCGCGGGACAGCCGACGTTCGTCTACGAATTCGCCTGGCCCAGCGGCATCGACGGCATCGGCGCCTGTCATGTGCTGGAACTGCCGTTCGTCTTCGACACGCTCGCCGTCGCACACAAATTCACCGGGCCGAATCCGCCGCAGCGGCTGGCCGATGAAATGCATGCGGCCTGGGTCGAATTCGCCAAGCATGGCGATCCGGGCTGGGCACCCTTCGAAACGGGCACCCGGTCGGTGTTCACCTTCGAGGGTCCGCGCTCACATCTGGTCGATGATCCGCGCGCCGACGAACTGGCCGCTCTGCGCGGCGAACGAGGTTAACCCGCGACGAATAGCCGAATGCCGACGAAATACCGCCGCGACGCGCGGCAAGGTGTTTGTCACCCGGCGTACCCGGAAATCCGTCATCCTGTACTCGTCACTCGCCGTCCGCACGAAGGAGCGAACCATGTGGGGCATCATCTCGATGATCGTCATCGGTCTCATCGCAGGGGCGATCGCCCGCCTGCTCGTCCCCGGCAAAGAGAATTTCGGCTGGATCGGCACGATCGTGCTCGGCATCCTCGGCGGTTACGTCGGCGGCACGCTGGGCAGTCTGGTGTTCGCGCCGCACAAATTCAGCGTGCACCCACCGGTCACCCACTCCTTCATCGGTGCCATCATCGGCGCGGTGATCCTGCTGGTGATCTATAAGTTCGTCAGGGCGCGAGTCTGAACGAGCCGGATCGGGCCGGGCCGCGCAACGGGCGCGACCCGGCCTTATTCGTCTCCGAGTATGTTTGCGGCCCAGCCGATTTGGGGGTTGCGCGGGGTGTACGACGACCCGCGAATGGTGGCATGATCGGCGGGCATGGGGAGAAATCACTCATATACCGGAGCTCTGCTGGTCGGCCAGGCCATCGTGATGTCGTTACTGCTGGCCGGGAACTGGCATCCGGTGCGCGCGGCCGTATACGTCGCGATCTTCGTGGCCACCGCGGTCGCGCTGATCGCCATGGACCGGCGGCACAGCAGGGCCGAAATCACCGACGAGACGGTCGGCGCGGCGGCTCCCCCCGTCGCCTCGGCGGTGCCGCCCGGCGCATGACCGGCGCGTCCGTGTGCGGATTCGCACATGGTTCGCCCTGGTCGGTGCGGTTTCAGCGCGGTAGCGTTGCATTCGGTACACCGGCGTCACCCCACCCCAACGGCTTCCCCCAGGTGGATCTGGGGCGGGGAGCGCCGGATGAGGTCGGACACGGAGGCCGGGATTGACGACGGTGCACGCGGGTGTTGTGCCCGCTCGGCGGGTACTTGGCTACAGTGCGATCGGCTTGCTGGTGCTCGGCGCCGTCTGCGCCGGGTTCGTGATCGGCTTCGGCATCAACCGGGTGTTCACCGGGTTGCTCATCGGCATCGTCCTCGCGATCGCGACGCTGGCGCTGCTGTTCACCAGGGATTCCGTCGTACTCGCCGAGGAGGCCATCTACCGGCGCAAACCGTGGTCGGTGTCCAGCTTCGGCTGGGATCGCGTGGTGGCCGGGCGGTTCGCGCTCGACGAGCGCGCCCGCTGGACCCTGGCACTGGACCTCACCGCGGGCGCCGAACGTCACGGCGAGCTGGTGCTGCTTTCCATACCGCCGGTGGTGGGCCCGGTCGCGGGCGCCTATGACCTGCGCAAGCGGGAGCAGGTGACGGAGATCCGG
This region includes:
- a CDS encoding Fpg/Nei family DNA glycosylase, giving the protein MPELPEVEALAQFLREHAVGAVVGRVDVAALSAVKTFEPPVTALSGRDVTGAGRWGKFLGMDCGGLWLITHLSRGGWLRWIDEPSATPPKPGKGPLALRVHFFTPEGATPAFDLTEAGTKKRLAVYIVEDPKTVPGIAKLGPDALAVSEDEFAAILRGAAQRLKTAIVDQSLIAGIGNAYSDEILHTAKLSPFANTKTLSAEKVSELYAAMRAVLTDAVTRSVGQDAARLKGEKRSGMRVHARTGEACPVCGDTVREVSYAERSFQYCPTCQTGGKILADRRMSRLLK
- a CDS encoding carboxylesterase/lipase family protein is translated as MVAQTEIPTAAGVVRGSRGARVLRWRAIPYAAPPVGELRFRAPQPVEPWSGVRAATEFGFAAMQHRTGARTGLRTFQPTGEDALTLNVTVPVAASETPRPVLVFIHGGGYLFGTSATYPSGRLATRGDVVVVTLNYRLGAFGYADFSEYSTGTRIFDTNLGLRDQVAALAWVRDNIAAFGGDPDNVTVFGESAGAHAVLSLFATPAASGLFRRGIAQSPPADWAVSTTDARAFARCCLDELGIRPDEAAEALLAAVPNDIRRAADRLAARVRRERPGVYLIAPEVDGDFLPKAPIDALVDGTAHRLPLIIGTNRDEGTLFARNPGELPTRPAELRAAIGAESESRVAAAYSGYPGRRAAVRAGGDFTFWRPSVTIMAGHSRFAPTYAYRYDFAPRALRLTGFGATHASELIPVFGLTDTAIGRAVTAAGGGRGLREVTRQIQDNWLEFARTGTPLPAWPGYTEDRRTTLIIDAPTRLVDDPDRAKRLAWEGVCAPTLAATRS
- the cobF gene encoding precorrin-6A synthase (deacetylating) — encoded protein: MRKLYVIGIGAGDPDQVTVQAIKAMREVDVFFVIGKGADKRELVDVRTAILAEHLDSPYRIVEIQDPPRDRTPNDYRAVVDEWHERRSELLEEAFAAVDGVGGILVWGDPSLYDSTLRMLDRVIARGNQTFDYAVIPGITSAQALAARHRIVLHRVGEPLHITTGRKLREDGLGPGSTLVMLDGDCAFTDICGDDIHIWWAAYLGLPDETLIEGPLRKVEDEIVDLRTQLRAEKGWIMDIYLLRRG
- a CDS encoding dihydrofolate reductase → MSTRTVALIWAQTGNGVIGSGNTIPWRIPEDMAGFKETTMGHPVVMGRRTWDSLPPRFRPLAGRRNIVVTRQPDWSAEGAERAGSITEALELAGDDTVWIAGGGEIYRAAMPFATKLRVTEVDAEIAGDAYAPVIGPEWVADAPEPWRESTGGLRFRVRNYTRA
- a CDS encoding cupin domain-containing protein, which codes for MDKKSLTAVARQQLKLAATATSGRSSQTIYGGHAHALRQTVVGLTAGQSLAEHDNAGDATLLVLSGTLTLISGSNEWKGSAGDLLVVPKARHSVKAVDDVAFLLTVAKQ
- a CDS encoding DUF2630 family protein, with translation MTEQDILARIKQLVDREHALRAQATSGDLDPKTERQQLAELEVMLDQCWDLLRQRRARIDRGESPDTAEANSATQVEGYLQ
- a CDS encoding thymidylate synthase, translating into MATTDTQYEDLLRLVLESGTPKADRTGTGTRSIFGHQLRYDLSKGFPLITTKRVHLKSIVYELLWFLRGDSNVAWLQEHGVSIWDEWADANGELGPVYGVQWRSWPTPDGTHIDQIAQVLQTLRTNPDSRRIIVSAWNVAELDRMALAPCHAFFQFYVADGRLSCQLYQRSADLFLGVPFNIASYALLTHMVAQQTELLPGDFIWTGGDVHIYDNHVEQVTEQLTREPYPFPTLRLHPAPTLFDYRYEDVEVVGYQHHPAIKAPVAV
- a CDS encoding Uma2 family endonuclease, which produces MMIGMAPISHGQPISVEEFDALPVDNSHRYEIENGLLLVNARPAPPHSRAIKRLAAQLDNQLPPGLESFPELEAELPIGGSPRRAPDLVVAPIEVDEQVRVLSEQIALIVEVASSGDSAVRDCTTKASEYAANGIAHYWVIDILDTEAPGLTVYTLDGAGGYRITPRATGIVKVEQPFPLTIDLDDLTARRTVE
- a CDS encoding dihydrolipoyl dehydrogenase family protein: MTTEYDVIVLGGGPAGENAAAYAIAGSTRTAAIVERELVGGECSYWACIPSKALLRPGHVLAEARAMDGLDATGLDIAAVLRRRDEFVHNHDDASQVEWATGNRIDIVRGSGRLAGPRLVEVGGRTLRARHAVLLATGTTANVPDIPGLRAALPWISRDATNLHEVPGRIVIVGGGVVACEAATWLAALGAEVTLLVRGKSLLGAVEPFAGERVAAGLAEAGVRVRFGAAPVSVDRPAAKDTGEGWIHGGPVSVRVRDAQGEAELIADEILVAAGRTPATAGLGLETVGLPEGYVSVDDHLTVTGVDGEWLYAVGDLNHRALLTHMGKYQARVCGDVIGARAEGRPLNGPRYSASADNGQVPQVVFTEPEVAAVGLTEAAARDAGHAVEVVDLDIAVAGTALARNDFAGHAKLVIDAATDTLLGATFVGPDMGEQLHAATVAVVGRVPLETLWHAVPAFPAASEFWLRLLEARRAGYHR